CAGCAGTTGGTTCTCATCGGAGGAGGGTAAGAAGGGGGCGATCGCTCCCGGTCAACTAGCAGACTTAGCCGTACTTTCAGGCGACTACTTCTCTATGCCAGAGCAGCAGATTAAGGGCCTGGAATCAGTATTGACGATGGTAGGTGGCAGCGTGGTTTACGCTGTGCAGGAATTCAGTGATCTTGACCCACCCTCTATTCCGGTTTTACCAGAGTGGTCACCTGTTGCCACTTATGGCGGCTACTATGCTGCACCTGTCCCTGTGCCTGTGGCAGCAAAAGCACTTCATTTATGCACAGCTCTCTGTAATCACATTCACAAGGTAACCTGTCGCTCCACAGGTTCTGCACTCAATACCGCAGGTTCCTTATCTAGTTTCTGGGGCGGTATCGGTTGTGATTGTTTTGCCTTCTAAAACAAGAACTTAATGGGTTATAGTTACCACACAAACCATGAACACATCAGTTACTCAAAATGGATTGCCTTTGTACACGATACAAAGAGTCATTGATTACATTAGTCAGAATCTTCATCAAGAAATTCAAGTAGCTGATTTGGCTGAGGTTGCTAAAATAAGTCATTTTTATTTTTGTCATGTATTTAAGCAATCTATAGGCATTTCTCCTTACCAATACTTGATTCAGCAACGAGTAGAACGAGCTAAACAATTGTTGCAGGATAGCGAAATGGCAATTGCTGAAATTGCATTAGAGTGTGGCTTTTCTAATCAAAGCCACTTCACTCGACGCTTTCAACAGATGACTGGACTAACACCCAAGGTTTATCGCAATCAGCAAAAGCTGCTCACTTACTATGCTTCTTTTAGTAGTACAACTTGAATAGCACAAATGCGATCGCCCAAATGCCTGAGGTGCTTACGAAAATTTGGAAACCAATGCATAGCAGCAGGCCCTAAATCAGAGTGGAATGCTTTTGATTATCAGTTTATTAGTAAAAAGATTGCTTCAACCTTCAAAATTCCGAAAGGAGAACACTACGTCCAGTTAGAGAGTAGTAAAGGAGAACTTGGCTAGAGGTTACACCTAAAGAATTCTCGAAAAGTCAGTAGGAATGTGCTCAAAATCAGAGGAATATGCAAGACGGCCGTAGTGGAGTTTTATAGAGTCTTTACTAAAGAATTTTCTTTAGAAAGTGACCTCTATGAAACGACCTGCCATCATTGTGGCGATCGCCATCTTCCTGATCACCCATGCAGCTAACCTGCAAATTCCGCTATACAACACTTATGCGACGCTAGCAGGCTTTGGTAGTGGTATCTCGGCGATCGCCTTCTCAACCTACGTAGCAGGACTACTCCCCACGTTAATTTTGCTCGGTGGGGCATCTGATCAAATTGGGCGCAAAAAGGTGATTTTGGCAAGTTTGCTGTTTGCCTGTGTCGCCACCTTTTTGATGATTGCCCACCCCACCATCTACACCCTGTTCGTGACAAGGGTACTTCAAGGCATTGGGGTGGGGTTAATCACAGGAACTGGAACGGCGTACTTGTCTACGTTGATGCCTCAAAACTCTGCTAGAGTGGCGG
This region of Oscillatoria sp. FACHB-1407 genomic DNA includes:
- a CDS encoding helix-turn-helix domain-containing protein; protein product: MNTSVTQNGLPLYTIQRVIDYISQNLHQEIQVADLAEVAKISHFYFCHVFKQSIGISPYQYLIQQRVERAKQLLQDSEMAIAEIALECGFSNQSHFTRRFQQMTGLTPKVYRNQQKLLTYYASFSSTT